CTGAAATGGAATAGATTGATACGTTCGCGGCACCTAACCCCGATTTTCAAATCGGGGATATAAGCGCCGCTCAGTATGAACCCTACAAATACCCCTGGCTTTAGCCCGGGGTATCAAACGGGTTTATCGGGCCCGGGCTCCGGGCGGAAAGGAGAGCGGCTCATGCGTCAACATCTGATCTCGAGAGCGACATCCGTCGCGCTTTTCGCGATTGCATTCTCCCTGGCCGCGGCCAGCCTTCCGGCGGGCCAGCTTCCGACGGCCAAGCCGTCCGAGGTCGGGATGTCGGCCGAGCGCCTGCAGCGCCTGAGCCGCGTCCTGCAGGACTATGTCGACAAGGGCAAGCTGGCCGGCTTGGTCGTCCTGGCCGCGCGGGACGGCAAAATCGCCTATCATCAAGCCTTCGGCAAGCTCGATCCGGTCAAGGGCACGCCGATGCCGCTCGACGCGATCTTCCGGATCGCCTCCCAGACCAAGGCGATCACCTCCACCGCGGTCATGATCCTACAGGAGGAGGGCAAGCTCCTGATCGACGATCCGATCTCCAAGTACATCCCCGAGTTCGCCGATTCGCGGGTCGCGGTCCAGGCTCCCGGCAAGGATGCCAAGGGCTATACGACCGTCCCGCTGAAGCGCCCGATCACCATCCGCGACCTCCTGACCCATACGGCCGGGATCTCTTATGGCACCGGACCCGCCAAGGACGCTTGGGCCGCGGCGGGCATCACCGGCTGGTTCCTGGCCGACAAAAACGTCCCCGTGGGCGATGTCATCAAGAAGCTGGCCGGCCTGCCGTTGGACGCTCAGCCCGGCGAGCAGTTTCTCTATGGATACAACACCGACATCCTGGGCTATCTGGTCGAAGTCGCGTCGGGGATGAGCCTGGCCGATTTCGTGGCCCAAAGGATCGCCGGCCCGCTGGGCATGTCCGACACCCATTTCTTCCTGCCCGAATCAAAGCTGGGCCGCTTCACTCCGGTTTATGGCGCCGACGACAAGGGCGGGATCAAGCTGGTGGAGGACCCGAAGGACAGCTTCTATGTCAAAGGACCCCGGATGTGCTACGCCGGCGGCGCCGGGCTGCTGGCCACGGCCGAGGACTACGCCCGCTTCCTGCTGATGCTTCAGAACGGGGGCGAGCTCCAGGGCGTCAGGATTCTAAGCCCCAAGACCGTCGAGCTGATGACGGTCGATCACGTCGGCAATCTCTATGGCCCCCAGGGGTTCGGTCTGGGCTTCTGGGTCACCGACCGCCTCGGCCGGAACGGCCAGCCGGGGACGGTCGGGTCCTTCGGCTGGGGCGGGGCCTACCACACGACTTATTGGGTCGACCCGGTCGAGAAGCTCGTCTGCGTCCTGATGACCCAGCTCTTGCCGGCCGGCAATTCCGACCTGCACGCCAAATTCCGAGCCATGATCTACCAGGCCATCACGGAGTCGTACGAGAAGCGATAAACGCGCTTTATTTCCTCGGCCCGATCGGGGGCAGGTTCGTGCGGCCGGCCGGGCCGACCGTCGTCCCGAAGCGCTCAAAAAGCGCCGCCGTATCCTCGCCGACCGTCTCGCTGACGGTTCGGATATATTCATCCATGGTCAGCAGGCGCTTGGGATCGTTGAACGTCTTGTGGATGTGGGACAGCCATTTCGGATACCAATCAGCTCCGTAACGGGCGTCCAGGATCGACCAAATCACCCAGGCTTTGTCCCAGGCCAGGCGGACCTTGTCCGGGGGCAGATTTGCCAGATCGAGGCTTAAAGTCGGATCCTGACCGGCCAGGGCCTTGGAGAAATAGGGCCATCGTTCGCCGAATCCCATTTCCTTGATGGTCTTGCGCTGGAACCAGCCGGCGTGGGCTTCGCTCCACCAATCCGGGAGCCGGCAGCCCGGCGTCCCGTCGACCGCCTCGGGCCCGTTCATCG
The sequence above is a segment of the Candidatus Aminicenantes bacterium genome. Coding sequences within it:
- a CDS encoding serine hydrolase, yielding MRQHLISRATSVALFAIAFSLAAASLPAGQLPTAKPSEVGMSAERLQRLSRVLQDYVDKGKLAGLVVLAARDGKIAYHQAFGKLDPVKGTPMPLDAIFRIASQTKAITSTAVMILQEEGKLLIDDPISKYIPEFADSRVAVQAPGKDAKGYTTVPLKRPITIRDLLTHTAGISYGTGPAKDAWAAAGITGWFLADKNVPVGDVIKKLAGLPLDAQPGEQFLYGYNTDILGYLVEVASGMSLADFVAQRIAGPLGMSDTHFFLPESKLGRFTPVYGADDKGGIKLVEDPKDSFYVKGPRMCYAGGAGLLATAEDYARFLLMLQNGGELQGVRILSPKTVELMTVDHVGNLYGPQGFGLGFWVTDRLGRNGQPGTVGSFGWGGAYHTTYWVDPVEKLVCVLMTQLLPAGNSDLHAKFRAMIYQAITESYEKR